A window from Methylocystis sp. MJC1 encodes these proteins:
- a CDS encoding GtrA family protein, which translates to MVRQLATYASVGVGATLVHYAILIALVEAGGWAPVPAALCGYVAGGVVAYVLNRRHTFASDRPHAEAGWRFGLVAFVGFCVTYLLMSLFVERLGAPYLPAQAVTTVLAMFVTYALNRAWTFRVS; encoded by the coding sequence ATGGTCCGCCAGCTCGCAACCTATGCTTCGGTCGGCGTCGGCGCGACGCTCGTTCATTACGCGATCCTGATCGCGCTGGTGGAGGCGGGCGGCTGGGCGCCGGTGCCGGCGGCGCTGTGCGGCTATGTGGCCGGCGGGGTCGTGGCCTATGTCCTGAACCGCCGCCATACTTTCGCGAGCGACCGCCCCCATGCCGAGGCGGGCTGGCGCTTTGGGCTGGTCGCCTTTGTCGGGTTCTGCGTGACTTACCTGCTCATGAGCCTCTTCGTGGAGCGGCTCGGCGCGCCCTATCTGCCGGCGCAGGCCGTGACGACGGTGCTGGCGATGTTCGTGACCTATGCGCTCAACCGGGCGTGGACGTTTCGGGTGAGCTGA
- a CDS encoding c-type cytochrome: protein MRSTAVCAALLCLLAAPARAEQKYDLAKVVAECAACHGPDGVGNDVEIPNLAGQHDRYLYLQLQHFKSGRRPHKEMRYESRHLTDDEMQDLARYYSQLPR, encoded by the coding sequence ATGAGGTCGACCGCCGTCTGCGCCGCGCTTTTATGTCTTCTCGCCGCTCCGGCGCGCGCCGAGCAGAAATACGACCTCGCCAAGGTCGTCGCCGAATGCGCCGCCTGCCATGGCCCCGACGGCGTGGGCAACGACGTGGAAATCCCCAATCTCGCGGGTCAGCACGACCGCTATCTCTACCTGCAGCTTCAGCACTTCAAGTCGGGCCGGCGGCCGCACAAAGAGATGCGCTATGAAAGCCGCCATCTCACGGACGACGAAATGCAGGACCTCGCCCGCTATTACTCCCAGCTTCCGCGCTGA